In Corynebacterium matruchotii, a single genomic region encodes these proteins:
- a CDS encoding sensor histidine kinase, with protein sequence MTVAGHTPGFYLVAFSLVSVFLVIMERLVTGYHTFPYVVAQAIVGCILIIIAAILTPRWAKNPDNTPLAVATAIVNILLFIIGDVTISSSVLAVALWVVYRSFSMRACLGLTIAFIIFSPIPYILRHLPAERVIREFIGASILFILYLFLAWFLASLEAGAERERALAIEAAVSKEQTAAARMLHDGLGQQLVAITMSFNVAKALKPTNEEAAWQELEHARTVTNQALTDLRRWVRALDPPTTPTPHTTNQLVEIMKSLSQTFSSTGLEFRIIPPSEDQPIPTPIGEILHIAAQEGVANALRHGHPTAIHFHLSTTDDTVTLMVEDHGDPTATASTSEKPEGYGLRSLRERAEHAGGTVTATPTPTGFQLTTILPLREA encoded by the coding sequence ATGACTGTTGCTGGCCACACGCCGGGCTTCTATCTGGTGGCCTTTTCACTGGTGTCCGTGTTCCTCGTCATTATGGAACGCCTGGTTACCGGCTATCACACATTCCCATATGTTGTTGCCCAAGCCATTGTCGGCTGCATCCTTATCATCATTGCCGCCATCCTCACCCCCCGCTGGGCGAAAAACCCCGACAACACCCCCTTGGCCGTCGCTACCGCCATCGTCAACATTCTGCTCTTCATCATCGGTGACGTCACCATCTCCTCCAGCGTGCTGGCCGTGGCCCTGTGGGTGGTGTACCGCTCATTCAGCATGCGCGCCTGCCTAGGGCTCACTATCGCCTTCATAATCTTTTCGCCCATCCCCTATATATTGAGGCATCTGCCGGCCGAACGGGTCATCCGGGAATTCATTGGCGCCAGCATCCTCTTCATCCTGTACCTGTTCCTCGCCTGGTTTCTGGCATCCCTCGAAGCTGGCGCCGAACGCGAACGTGCCCTAGCAATCGAAGCCGCGGTGAGTAAAGAACAAACCGCCGCCGCCCGCATGCTTCACGACGGCCTAGGCCAGCAATTGGTCGCCATCACCATGTCCTTCAACGTGGCAAAAGCACTCAAACCCACCAACGAGGAAGCGGCCTGGCAAGAACTAGAGCACGCCCGCACTGTGACCAACCAAGCACTCACCGACCTACGACGCTGGGTGAGGGCCCTCGACCCACCAACCACACCCACCCCACACACCACCAACCAACTGGTAGAAATAATGAAATCGCTATCGCAAACCTTTTCGAGCACCGGCCTGGAGTTCCGCATCATCCCGCCATCTGAGGACCAACCCATCCCCACGCCCATAGGGGAAATCCTCCACATCGCCGCCCAGGAAGGCGTCGCCAACGCCCTCCGCCACGGCCACCCCACCGCAATCCACTTTCACCTCAGCACTACCGACGACACCGTCACCCTGATGGTGGAAGACCACGGCGATCCCACGGCCACGGCGTCGACAAGCGAAAAACCGGAAGGGTACGGGCTGCGCTCACTGCGGGAACGCGCGGAACACGCCGGCGGCACCGTGACCGCCACCCCCACACCCACCGGCTTCCAACTCACCACCATCCTGCCACTAAGGGAGGCCTAA